One Ranitomeya variabilis isolate aRanVar5 chromosome 4, aRanVar5.hap1, whole genome shotgun sequence genomic window, gctgtgctgagtgcgggcggctgtgctgagtgcgggcggctgtatgtggctgtgctgagtgcgggcggctgtatgtgacgtggctgtgctgggtgcgggcggctgtgctgggtgcggcagctgtgctgggtgcagcggctgtgctgggtgcagcggctgtgcgtggctgtaggcggctgtgcgtggctgtgctgggtgcggtggctgtgggtggctgtgctgggtgcggcggctgtccgtggctgtaggcggctgtgggcggctgtgcgtggctgtgctgggtgcggaggctgtgcgtggctgtggcggctgtgcgtggctgtgctgggtgcggcggctgtgctgggtgcggcggatgtgctgggtgcggcggctgtgctgggtgcggcggctgtgggtggctgtgctgggtgcagcggctgtgctgggtgcggcggctgtgcgtggctgtgggcggctgtgcgtggctgtgggcggctgtgctgggtgcggcggctgtgctgggtgcggcggctgtccgtggctgtgggcggctgtgctgggtgcggcggctgtgcatggctgtgctgggtgcggcggatgtgctgggtgcggcggctgtgggtggctgtgctgggtgcggcggctgtgtgtggctgtgctgggtgcggcggctgtggtcggctgtgctgggtgcggcggctgtgcgtggctgtgggcggctgtgctgggtgcggcggctgtggtcggctgtgctgggtgcggcggctgtgcgtggctgtgggtggccgtgggcggctgtgctgggtgcggcggctgtgcgtggctgtggtcggctgtgctgggtgcggcggctgtgcgtggctgtgggcggctgtgcgtggctgtgggcggctgtgctgggtgcggcggctgtgtgtggctgtgggcggctgtgctgggtgcggcggctgtgctgggtgcggcggctgtccgtggctgtgggcggctgtgcgtggctgtgggaggctgtgctgggtgcggcggctgtgcgtggctgtaggcggctgtgcgtggctgtggcggctgtgcgtggctgtgctgggtgcggcagatgtgctgggtgcggcggctgtgctgggtgcggcggctgtgctgggtgcggcggctgtgggtggctgtgctgggtgcggcggctgtgcgtggctgtgctgggtgcggcggctgtggtcggctgtgctgggtgcggcggctgtgggtggctgtgggcggctgtgctgggtgcggcggctgtgcgtggctgtggtcggctgtgctgggtgcggcggctgtgcgtggctgtgggcggctgtgcgtggctgtgctgggtgcggcggctgtgcgtggctgtggtcggctgtgctgggtgcggcggctgtgcgtggctgtgggcggctgtgcgttgctgtgggcggctgtgctgggtgcggcggctgtgcgtggctgtgggcggctgtgctgggtgcggcggctgtgcgtggctctgggcggctgtgcgtggctgtgggcggctgtgcgtggctgtggtcggctgtgctgggtgcggcggctgtgcgtggctgtgggcgcctgtgcgtggctatggtcggctgtgctgggtgcggcggctgtgcgttgctgtgggcggctgtgctgggtgcggccattttcttggtcctgctcccggagtcggcgcctgcgcagtccgcgctttccggcgccattttcttgaagacactgcaatgtgtcttcaagaaaatggcgccggaaagcgcggactgcgcaggcgccgattccgggagcagggggacagtcacggcccggaagcgcgtcggtggaacgggtcaggtaagtatactcaccctccgcctcctggctcgtccctgcttgtccggtggagatcgcggtgtgcgttcagcgcttacgcataccgcgatctcctgggagcgtcgctctgtgcggtccagactgcgccggcgcttgcgcttgcgcagtctatagaggcttcggacagagtgacgctcccagcgttatattatagatatatatatatatatatatatatatatatatacatacacacatatatagaatatactgtatgtgtatatatacagtacagaccaaaagtttggacacacctcatttaaagatttttctgtattttcatgactatgaaaattgtacattcacattgaaggcatcaaaactatgaattaacacgtggaattatatgcttaacaaaaaagtgtgaaacaactgaaaatatgtcttacagtcatggccaaaagtattgacacccctgcaattctgtcagataatactcagtttcttcctgaaaatgattgcaaacacaaattctttggtattattatcttcatttaaatttgtcttaaatgaaaaaacacaaaaagaattgtcctaaagccagattggatataattccacaccaaacataaaaaagggggtggacaaaagtattggcactgttcaaaaaatcatgtgatgcttctctaatttgtgtaattaacagcacctgtaacttacctgtggcacctagcaggtgttggcaataactaaatcacacttgcagccagttgacatggattaaagttgactcaacctctgtcctgtgtccttgtgtgtaccacattgagcatggagaaaagaaagaagaccaaagaactgtctgaggacttgagaaaccaaattgtgaggaagcatgagcaatctcaaggctacaagtccatctccaaaaacctgaatgttcctgtgtctaccgtgcgcagtgtcatcaagaagtttaaagcccatggcactgtggctaacctgcctagatgtggacggaaaagaaaaattgacaagagatttcaacgcaagattgtgcggatgttggataaagaacctcgactaacatccaaacaagttcaagctgccctgcagtccgagggtacaacagtgtcaacccctactatccgtcggcatctgaatgaaaagggactgtatggtaggagacccaggaagaccccacttcataccccgagacataaaaaagccaggctggagtttgccaaaacttacctgaaaaagcctaaaatgttttggaagaatgttctctggtcagatgagacaaaagtagagctttttgggcaaaggcatcaacatagagtttacatgagaaaaaaagaggcattcaaagaaaagaacacggtccctacagtcaaacatggcagagattccctgatgttttggggttgctttgctgcctctggcattggactgcttgaccgtgtgcatggcattatgaagtctgaagactaccaacaaatgttgcaggataatgtagggcccagtgtgagaaagctgggtctccctcagaggtcatgggtcttccagcaggacaatgacccaaaaaacacttcaaaaagcactagaaaatggtttgagagagagcactggagacttctaaggtgaccagcaatgagtccagacctgaatcccatataacacctgtggagagatctaaaaatggcagtttggagaaggcacccttcaaatatcagggacctggagcagtttgccaaagaagaatggtctaaattttcagcagagcattgtaagaaactcattgatggttaccggaagcggttggtcacagttattttagctacaggttgtgcaaccaagtattaggctgagggtgccaatacttttgtctggcccatttttggagttttgtgtgaaatgatcaatgttttgctttttgcttcattctcttttgtgttttttcatttaagacaaattaaatgaaggtaataataccaaagaatttatgatcgcaatcattttcaggaagaaactgagtattatctgacagaattgcaggggtgtcaatacttctggccatgactgtatattctaagttcttcaatgtagccaccttagcagcagacacatctctacaacaactgttaagaggagactttaagtagcaggccttcatggtaaaatagctgctaggaaaccactgctaaggacaggcaacaagcagaagagacttgtttgggctaaagaacagaaggaatggacattagaccaatggaaatctgtgctttggtctgatgagaccaaatttgagatctttggttccaaccaccatgtctttgtgcgacgtagaaaaggtgaacggatggactctacatgcctggttcccgttGTGAAGCATGGAGGACGACGTGTGATGGTGTGGTGTTgcttttgctggtgatactgttggggatttattcaaaattgaaggcatactgaaccagcatggctaccacagcatcttgcatcggCATGCTATTccttctggtttgcgtttagttggaccatcatttatttttcaacaggacaatgaccccaaacacacctccaggctgtgtaagagctatttgaccaagaaggagagtgatggggtgctacgctagatgaccgggcctccacagttaccagacctgaacccaatcgagatggtttggggtgagctgaaccgcagactgaaagcaaaagggccaacaagtgctaagcatctctgggaactccttcaagattgttgggagaccattcccggtgactacttcttgaagctcatcaagagaatgccaagagtgtgcaaagcagtcaaagcaaaaggtggcaacttggaagaacctagaatataagacataacaaaaaagtgtaaaacaactgaaattaagtatataattccacatgtgttaattcatagttttgatgccttcagtgtgaatttacaattttcatagtcatgaaaatacagaaaaatctttaaatgagaaggtgtccaaacttttggcctgtactatatatatatatatatatatatatatatatatatatatatatatatatatatatatatatatatatatatatatatatatatatatatagccagccaatcatagtaacGCCACTATTGAGACGGCTAAGGCATTATAGTGACTTGCAGGTAATCCCCTGCATGTTTCCTGGCTGTGTAACAGACACCATACATGCAACGTGGGGATTCAATCTTCAAATCTGAGCAGCAGCTAATACTCAACGAGTATTTacaagcacccagatactcaagtgatatcagagtatcactgagcacgttcgctcatccctagtaattaTCCTTTAATCATTCGACTATCtgttatgtttttgtacaatttgtcaataacatatGTAGTGTCTCCCAGTCAACAAAATATGATTTCTCACCGGAAAAGGAAAGATTAATCCAGCTTCAACTCTACAAATCCAAGACATGTTTAAACTTATTATATTTTAACtttgaaaaaataaagaattagtcatatcaaaaattctttttttctttcttggttGAAACATGTaggaaaaatgtattaaaaaatcatAGGGAACATAGGGAAAAGACTAATAGAATACGACACTGGCACGGGAAGTGAGtattaatatttttatttgaaatatgaCAAACATTAGGAATGACAAGGGGTTGTCCTAATAATGGACATCCCCTTTAGGAAATAcattttttggttaaaacatttccaacattttgaacatgaaaaaggcttcactcCCTTTGTGACTTTTCTGATATTAAAGAGTTGATTTTAGTATAAAACATTTCCTATattatgaacatgaaaaaggcttctcccctgtgtgggttgtcAGGTGGCAATGAAGATtctctttctggttaaaacatttcccacattctgaacaggaaaaaggcttcttccatgtgtgggttctctggtgcttaaccaaactgGATTTctccttaaaacatttcccacattctgaacacgaaaaagccttctcccctgtgtgggttctttggtgtataacaagattacatttctgattaaaacatttcccacattctgaacatgaaaacggcttctcccctgtgtgggttctctggtgcgtaaccaaagtcgatttctgattaaaacatctcccacattctgaacatgaaaacggcttttcccctgtgtgagttctctggtgcttaaccaaatctgatttctgtgtaaaacatttcccacattctgaacaggaaaacggcttctcccctgtgtgggttctctggtgcgtaaccaaagtcgatttctgattaaaacatttcccacattctgaacatgaaaaaggcttctctgtgtgggttctctggttggTACCCAAATCTAATTTctccttaaaacatttcccacattctgaacatgaaaaagccttctcccctgtgtgggttctttggtgtataacaagattccatttctttttaaagcatttcccacattctgaacatgaaaacggcttctcccctgtgtgggttctctggtgcataaccaaaGTCGATTTCTCgtaaaaatatttcccacattctgagcatgaaaacggcttttcccctgtgtgagttctctggtgcttaaccaaatctgatttctgtgtaaaacatttcccacattctgaacagaaaaacggcttatctcctgtgtgggttctctggtgcataaccaaaGCCGATTtatcgttaaaacatttcccacattctgaacatgaaaacggcttttcccctgtgtgagttctctggtgcttaaccaaatctgatttctgtgtaaaacatttcccacattctgaacaggaaaacggcttctcccctgtgtgggttctctggtgcctaaccaaagtcgatttctgattaaaacatttcccacattctgaacatgaaaacggcttttcccctgtgtgagttctctggtgcttaaccaaatctgatttctccttaaaacatttcccacattctgaacatgaaaaagtcttctcccctgtgtgggttctttggtgtctaacaagatgcgaTTTGCTCTTAAAACATTtaacacacttggaacaagaaaatcttttctccactgtgtgaatttttggatgtttaagaaaagactttttGATGGGAAAACTGTTTCTATATTCTGAACATGCAAATGGCTTCTTTGATTTAGGAGTACTTCCATGTTCAGTGCTTATTTTGTGACTCTGATTTTCCTTAGTTGTtgctaatgaatcagaagacaggacttgtttcaaaggatcagatgagagatctttgctgtgaagggatgatggtatatttggAGTAACGGTGTTCAATTCATTTGTATCCAGTGGGATCTCAAAATCATCTGATTTGAAAATTGAAGATGTTAGCTGTTCCTCTGATCtcttggtacagtcatctgccaagatataaaccaattattatttttgaataaaatatctttGAATGTCATttcacatttctacttaaactgtctgtaaaaatggcaagttatgtaaaaatattgaattcttcactaagacaatgacagttcacagtctaatagaaaatatcaaaggatgaaccagtagagcgtATTGTTGAACTGttagttcattctgcctcccaaatatgaaATAAAAAGCCTCAAAGAAACGTTATGTTGATGaacataataccaataaaaacttctattcatctcacaaaaaaacaaaaacaatgtcCCCACTCAGGTCAATCATCTGTtagtggaaaaacagaggtttccacattattagttgcttaaaggctcttgaaaagtaacataacaaaaataataatttgatttcTATAGcgtcgacatattccgcagcactttacattttagaggggacttgtacagaaaatggacattaagcataacaaacacatagatcaaaacagatacctagAGAAATGacatccctgctcgcaagcttacaatctatgaggaaaagaggagacacaaaaggtggatggtaacgattgttttcgttgttcggaccagccaaagtgtaagaatcgggtgttcatctaATGCCGCATGAACTGATTATCAGCCTAtgtagtatgtaacagtacagacacaaagggctattaaatgcataaagcatgtgagaacataatgctaggaacctggttatggtaaaaaaaatttcaatgggcaacacagggctagttaggttaatgcgttgagatggtaagccagtctgaacaaatgcatttttagggcacgcttaaaactgtggggattgggaattaatcgtattaacctgggtagtgcattccaaagaattggcgcagcacctgaaaagtcttggagatgggagtgggaggttctgatttttgaggatgctaacctgaggtcattagcagaacggagggcacgggtagggtggtggaCTGAGAGgagggaggaaatgtagggtggtggtgagccatggagagctttgtggatgagggtaatacggttgtactggattctggagtggatgggtaaccagtgtaatgactgccacaaggtagaggcatcagtgtaacgattGGTGAAGAATAGGATCCTGGCTGCagaattcaagacagattggagaggggagagtttggtaagagggttacaatagttacaatagtccagtctagaatgaataagagaaacagtgagagtttttgcagtcGAAAGGAAGAAAGGGtttaattctagaaatgtttttgaggtgcaggtaCATGGCTTCCATTAACCAATCCATCAATAACCACTCTTCCAAAGTCAAATATCCTTCTCGCTTCTGAGTCTttcagtgtgcccaaaccacatttatcatccatgtatttggcattactatagtgagaagaacccacttactTTACAAtgggtgtgtctcctggagcacaatctgggcactacgtgttgggtaataaaatggcatattGGCAACTTTTTTTCTCCCACATCCACTGCGTGCTAATTTACGGAAAGTGCCcgtggaataaaaaatagttactgcTCCAATAGATTAATTATCTGAGGGTTAAAATttataaaatggagtcactttatggggatttctactaatctggttttctgaatttttttcattttaggGCTTCTGCAGATGCTGTCACATCTCTTCTGAGATCTGCTCCTAGGATGTCTGCTTTTGTCACCAGGTGTGTCCTTATTCACATGGCAGGCGGGCCTGGTAATGGGGTAAACATTGGAACCTGAAGCTCTGGATGATGAAGGCTCAGTTGAGCCACTAATATTAGGGTGCCTGGGGCAAGTAGTGcaatccagtctggcagtatgagtGTATGTGCTGTCCAGCTGAAGTAATCTGCTACCTGATTCGGCCAAATGCATAGCACCATATTCTACGAAAGCTCGAAGCATATTGaaagctgccagatacagccttgttctcctcttGATGGCCTGTTTGCCGACTACTATTGCGTCTTATGATTTTGTAATTTCTCTGCCTtactggttctgacccagctacctaaCTATTGTTCTTTCCATTTTACACCACCAAACAGCAGGCAACACTATCGCCCAAGCCTGGGTGGTCTCTATATTAGTCCAGATCCATGTAGAGGTGTTAATTCGGTGATGAGTAAGACAATTTTGGGATCA contains:
- the LOC143767521 gene encoding uncharacterized protein LOC143767521, encoding MDVDRDKMVERILHLTLENLFSLTGEDYTVVKKTSSEHCRVPVSEGSGRLLSPIAGPPPHPLMHEAINDQKILDLTYKMIELLTGEIPIRCQDVSIYFSMEEWKYLEGDKDLYKDIMMEDPQPLTSPDLSSKRTTPERCPRPLLPQDCKQEDPNIPQDHQGEDLTHINTIERYVTVDEQCKEEIPTYDYPDDCTKRSEEQLTSSIFKSDDFEIPLDTNELNTVTPNIPSSLHSKDLSSDPLKQVLSSDSLATTKENQSHKISTEHGSTPKSKKPFACSEYRNSFPIKKSFLKHPKIHTVEKRFSCSKCVKCFKSKSHLVRHQRTHTGEKTFSCSECGKCFKEKSDLVKHQRTHTGEKPFSCSECGKCFNQKSTLVRHQRTHTGEKPFSCSECGKCFTQKSDLVKHQRTHTGEKPFSCSECGKCFNDKSALVMHQRTHTGDKPFFCSECGKCFTQKSDLVKHQRTHTGEKPFSCSECGKYFYEKSTLVMHQRTHTGEKPFSCSECGKCFKKKWNLVIHQRTHTGEKAFSCSECGKCFKEKLDLGTNQRTHTEKPFSCSECGKCFNQKSTLVTHQRTHTGEKPFSCSECGKCFTQKSDLVKHQRTHTGEKPFSCSECGRCFNQKSTLVTHQRTHTGEKPFSCSECGKCFNQKCNLVIHQRTHTGEKAFSCSECGKCFKEKSSLVKHQRTHTWKKPFSCSECGKCFNQKENLHCHLTTHTGEKPFSCS